The following proteins come from a genomic window of Sphingobium cloacae:
- a CDS encoding flagellar hook-length control protein FliK, translating to MNMLTSLKTLLFSSAAMKMPGTGDGAGAAPATGDVDFAALLSGSMQEGGGAVAGVPAPVMDAVAVGGEADMQPLPISPAEAEGTAQGVQGKPKARTEQAPERIAPTQAVAEAVAAPGEGEASAGDDEVEKVAGDASDAPPPLTPAPLAAPPVVAVTVAASPYQEPAASEADAMAEVTVRAAPPERISAWPAAQTGPVAGEPSAQAQTAPVASVPPSAAENAEKGAVGGPQSQANVAALPMAETVKDSGKGPNKPSVILMEGGAVPVAPSDDASPLAATLARSEALSLLQMVREQFSRVPVEGARAEAVAMPQPKSAREGKPVTVDPATAVAAIAQPDGAWTAAPLPPLTAAGAPVLPVVAPPSADLGASLGAQVVDMGVSGQWIDGLARDIAGLAQNGARGRFQINASQLGPVQVDIRQGADGAAVSLTVAHEAAELALKQDSDRLRLDAGLAAVRISDVRIERAPHVAEAARPDSAGQQPSGQQSSSQGAASGWQGMAQSERQGHGQGRENSASGLKGSADRAVINQKDAGEGAGDIRRARYA from the coding sequence ATGAACATGCTGACCAGTCTCAAGACGCTGCTGTTTTCCTCCGCGGCGATGAAGATGCCGGGGACGGGCGATGGCGCGGGCGCGGCTCCGGCGACGGGGGACGTGGATTTCGCGGCGCTGCTGAGCGGATCGATGCAGGAAGGGGGCGGGGCTGTCGCCGGCGTTCCGGCTCCGGTGATGGATGCGGTGGCGGTCGGGGGTGAAGCCGATATGCAGCCGCTCCCGATCTCTCCCGCGGAGGCGGAGGGGACGGCGCAGGGCGTGCAAGGCAAGCCCAAGGCCCGCACGGAACAAGCGCCGGAGCGGATCGCACCGACGCAAGCTGTGGCGGAAGCGGTTGCCGCGCCCGGCGAAGGCGAGGCTTCGGCCGGCGATGACGAGGTGGAGAAGGTGGCGGGAGACGCTTCGGACGCGCCGCCGCCGTTGACGCCCGCGCCTTTGGCCGCTCCGCCTGTCGTGGCGGTGACGGTGGCGGCTTCCCCGTACCAGGAACCGGCGGCTTCGGAGGCGGACGCGATGGCCGAGGTGACGGTGCGAGCCGCGCCGCCCGAAAGGATTTCCGCTTGGCCGGCCGCGCAGACCGGGCCTGTCGCAGGGGAGCCATCGGCGCAGGCGCAGACCGCGCCGGTTGCGTCGGTTCCGCCGTCTGCCGCTGAAAATGCGGAAAAGGGAGCGGTGGGGGGGCCGCAAAGCCAGGCGAATGTTGCCGCCTTGCCCATGGCGGAGACGGTGAAGGATAGCGGGAAGGGACCGAACAAGCCGTCGGTTATCCTAATGGAGGGTGGCGCTGTGCCGGTTGCTCCATCGGACGATGCCTCGCCGCTCGCCGCGACACTGGCGCGGTCGGAGGCGCTTTCGCTGCTCCAGATGGTGCGCGAGCAATTTTCGCGGGTTCCGGTCGAAGGCGCTCGCGCCGAAGCCGTCGCCATGCCGCAGCCTAAGAGCGCGCGGGAGGGGAAGCCGGTGACGGTCGACCCGGCCACCGCCGTCGCCGCCATAGCCCAGCCCGATGGTGCCTGGACCGCCGCGCCTTTGCCGCCATTGACGGCGGCTGGCGCGCCGGTCCTTCCGGTGGTGGCTCCGCCCTCCGCCGATCTGGGCGCCAGTCTGGGCGCACAGGTGGTGGATATGGGCGTGTCGGGCCAGTGGATCGACGGGCTGGCGCGCGACATTGCCGGGCTGGCGCAGAATGGCGCGCGGGGACGGTTCCAGATCAACGCGAGCCAGTTGGGGCCGGTGCAGGTCGATATTCGGCAGGGCGCGGACGGCGCGGCGGTCAGCCTGACCGTGGCCCATGAAGCGGCGGAGCTTGCGTTGAAGCAGGACAGCGACCGCCTGCGGCTGGACGCGGGGCTGGCGGCCGTGCGGATTTCGGATGTCCGCATCGAACGCGCGCCGCATGTCGCCGAGGCGGCTCGCCCGGACAGCGCGGGACAGCAGCCGTCGGGGCAGCAATCCTCTTCGCAGGGGGCTGCTTCGGGCTGGCAGGGCATGGCCCAGTCCGAGCGGCAAGGGCATGGGCAGGGGCGGGAAAATTCCGCTTCCGGGCTTAAAGGCAGCGCCGACCGGGCCGTTATTAACCAAAAGGACGCAGGCGAGGGCGCGGGCGACATCCGCCGCGCGCGCTATGCGTGA
- a CDS encoding FliI/YscN family ATPase, protein MIRAALAQAETLFDHLQVQNRQPRHVGRLVSHDAGMLEVTGFRRPIGAGARVIAADGTVCRAEVVGFRGERTLLVPLDNDAPLENGARVEPDSQANRVQVGEGLIGRVIDAMGQPLDRKGPIIAGGSWPLNGVKGNVLDRGRVTEPFDLGVRAVNALLTAGRGQRIAIIAGSGVGKSVLMGQMIQGAEADIVVAGLIGERGREVSDFLETKLKGAMHKSVVVAVPADHPPILRLRAAARATAIAEYFRARGKKVLLLLDSLTRCAHAQREIGLALGEPPAMKGYPPSALALIPRLVERAGVDARSGGSITALYTVLADGDDTDDPIVDAARAIVDGHYVLSRHLSEQAIFPAIDIGKSLSRVMADVVPDDHRMAAAAYRRLWAAYEENRDLILMGAYRPGNDPVIDEAVERRQEILDFIRQDQKSRVDLSTSAEALMAEFGA, encoded by the coding sequence ATGATCCGCGCCGCGCTCGCGCAGGCGGAGACGCTGTTCGATCATTTGCAGGTGCAGAACCGGCAGCCGCGCCATGTGGGCCGACTGGTGAGTCATGATGCCGGGATGCTGGAGGTGACGGGTTTCCGCCGCCCCATCGGCGCGGGCGCGCGGGTGATCGCGGCGGACGGCACGGTGTGCCGGGCGGAGGTCGTGGGCTTTCGCGGCGAACGCACGCTGCTGGTGCCGCTCGACAATGACGCGCCGCTGGAAAATGGCGCGCGGGTGGAGCCGGACAGCCAGGCGAATAGGGTGCAGGTCGGCGAAGGGCTGATCGGGCGGGTGATCGACGCCATGGGCCAGCCGCTCGACCGCAAGGGGCCGATCATCGCCGGGGGAAGCTGGCCGCTGAACGGCGTCAAAGGGAATGTGCTGGATCGCGGGCGCGTGACCGAGCCGTTCGACCTGGGGGTGCGCGCGGTGAACGCGCTGCTGACCGCCGGGCGGGGGCAGCGGATCGCGATCATCGCCGGGTCGGGCGTGGGCAAATCGGTGCTGATGGGCCAGATGATCCAGGGCGCGGAAGCCGACATCGTCGTCGCGGGCCTGATCGGCGAGCGCGGGCGCGAGGTCAGCGACTTCCTGGAAACCAAATTGAAGGGCGCGATGCACAAGAGCGTCGTCGTCGCGGTCCCGGCCGACCATCCCCCGATCCTGCGCCTGCGCGCGGCGGCGCGGGCGACGGCCATCGCCGAATATTTCCGGGCGCGGGGCAAGAAGGTGCTGCTGCTGCTCGACAGCCTGACGCGCTGCGCCCATGCGCAGCGGGAGATTGGCCTTGCGCTGGGCGAGCCGCCCGCGATGAAGGGCTATCCGCCCTCCGCGCTGGCGTTGATCCCGCGTCTGGTGGAGCGGGCGGGTGTCGATGCGCGGTCCGGCGGGTCGATCACGGCGCTCTATACGGTGCTGGCCGATGGCGACGATACCGACGATCCGATCGTGGACGCGGCGCGGGCCATCGTGGACGGCCATTATGTGCTGTCGCGCCATCTGTCGGAACAGGCGATCTTTCCGGCCATCGACATCGGCAAGTCGCTCTCGCGCGTGATGGCGGACGTGGTGCCGGACGATCATCGCATGGCGGCGGCGGCCTATCGGCGGCTCTGGGCGGCCTATGAGGAGAATCGCGACCTGATCCTGATGGGCGCATACCGTCCCGGCAACGATCCGGTCATCGACGAGGCGGTGGAGCGGCGGCAGGAGATACTCGACTTCATCCGGCAAGACCAGAAAAGCCGGGTCGACCTTTCGACCAGTGCTGAGGCGCTGATGGCGGAGTTCGGGGCGTGA
- a CDS encoding FliH/SctL family protein, with product MILSNVWTLDSDAAVASVPIAGVSRVESGGFRSLYTAPAGAQTQAMRMAAQADAEPDADPMEQARIEAFAMGFDEGCRVTEEGMAADAEARNRLAEALEMLTPAPSGTLATMLSATVIRLVTQIVGEVEIDSGLLQQRCEGIAAFVEDNEGKSALHLHPDDIPLVEGSRIGVKLVGDASMSRGCVRLDTADGWVEDGPDVRLARLRALLDDMEGRS from the coding sequence ATGATTTTGTCTAATGTCTGGACGCTCGATAGCGATGCCGCCGTCGCCAGCGTGCCCATTGCGGGCGTGTCGCGCGTGGAAAGCGGCGGATTCCGCAGCCTCTACACCGCGCCGGCGGGCGCGCAGACGCAGGCGATGCGGATGGCCGCGCAGGCCGATGCCGAGCCGGACGCCGATCCCATGGAACAGGCGCGGATCGAAGCCTTCGCCATGGGGTTCGACGAAGGGTGCCGCGTGACGGAAGAAGGCATGGCGGCGGACGCGGAGGCGCGCAACCGGCTGGCCGAGGCGCTGGAGATGCTGACGCCCGCGCCGAGCGGGACGCTGGCGACGATGCTTTCCGCCACGGTCATTCGCCTGGTGACGCAGATCGTGGGCGAGGTGGAGATCGATTCCGGCCTGCTGCAACAGCGGTGCGAGGGCATCGCCGCATTTGTCGAGGACAATGAAGGCAAGAGCGCGCTCCACCTGCATCCCGACGACATACCGCTGGTGGAAGGCTCGCGGATCGGCGTGAAGCTGGTGGGCGATGCGTCCATGAGCCGGGGCTGCGTGCGGCTCGATACCGCCGACGGCTGGGTCGAGGACGGGCCGGACGTGCGGCTGGCGCGTTTGCGCGCTCTGCTGGACGACATGGAGGGCCGTTCATGA
- the fliG gene encoding flagellar motor switch protein FliG, with the protein MPEAVSVTPSALKGSAAAAVLLMLFNEDEAAQILSRLEPEEVRQLGNAMYDVADVEVDEVNQALDHFVTKAKKRTTIGYGATQHIRGAMTKALGEERAETILARITPPTRSTQLEMLKWMDAKEIGALIEAEHPQIMAIVLAHLEAPVAADVLQLLPAEYQEEIVYRIATLGPVSNEALDDLEQLLMRGPATKKQGAASQRGGTVEAAAIMNNVRKDNEQRIIKALAKRDKMIAQTIEEEMFVFDNLIDMDDKNLGTLMRTVDSQVLVVALKGANEVLKAKIFACMSARAAQAIADEIEERGPIRLAEVIDAQKLIIGTARRMADAGTIMLGGKGNDFV; encoded by the coding sequence GCCGTTTCCGTCACCCCTTCGGCGCTGAAGGGCAGCGCCGCCGCCGCCGTCCTCTTGATGCTGTTCAACGAGGATGAGGCCGCGCAGATCCTTTCGCGGCTGGAGCCGGAGGAAGTGCGCCAGCTCGGCAACGCCATGTATGACGTCGCCGATGTCGAGGTGGACGAGGTCAACCAGGCGCTCGACCATTTCGTGACCAAGGCGAAGAAGCGCACCACGATCGGCTATGGCGCGACCCAGCATATCCGGGGCGCGATGACCAAGGCGCTGGGCGAGGAGCGGGCGGAGACCATTCTCGCGCGGATCACGCCGCCGACCCGCTCGACCCAGCTTGAGATGCTGAAATGGATGGACGCGAAGGAGATCGGGGCCCTGATCGAGGCGGAGCATCCGCAGATCATGGCCATCGTGCTCGCCCATCTGGAAGCGCCCGTCGCCGCCGACGTGCTGCAATTGCTGCCGGCCGAATATCAGGAGGAGATCGTCTATCGCATCGCCACGCTGGGGCCGGTCTCCAACGAGGCGCTCGATGATCTGGAGCAGCTTCTGATGCGCGGCCCCGCGACCAAGAAGCAGGGCGCGGCGTCGCAGCGCGGCGGCACCGTCGAGGCGGCGGCGATCATGAACAACGTCCGCAAGGATAATGAACAGCGCATCATCAAGGCGCTGGCCAAGCGGGACAAGATGATCGCCCAGACCATCGAGGAGGAGATGTTCGTCTTCGACAACCTCATCGACATGGACGACAAGAATCTGGGCACGCTGATGCGGACGGTGGACAGCCAGGTGCTGGTCGTGGCGTTGAAGGGCGCGAACGAGGTGCTGAAGGCGAAGATCTTCGCCTGCATGTCCGCCCGCGCGGCGCAGGCCATCGCCGACGAGATCGAGGAGCGCGGACCGATCCGCCTTGCCGAAGTGATCGACGCGCAGAAGCTCATCATCGGCACCGCGCGGCGCATGGCCGACGCGGGCACCATCATGCTGGGCGGCAAGGGGAATGATTTTGTCTAA